A window of the Nisaea acidiphila genome harbors these coding sequences:
- a CDS encoding YhdP family protein, giving the protein MLRRTTKIALEVAAAVFAGVVVLSALVFWRASTQPIPLEFMKDRVAEALVPAGRGSVTIGELRMEWRGWSRLFEVRVTSLRFDNDAGGVILFAPSADIALSGPRLLLGEIAPVQIAVDQPVLNLERGVDGTYQLYGAAPSGEESSRGDLFSVLQEPGADGSGGLAGLERLERFFLRNATVRMTDRTGTFENIRLSGLDGLFERERDGWRVEARADLAVGEETLEIRGDGNYFYGSRELDGAILFKGLAPELVLSHVPQSPADLAVSGNLSGSVAFSLEDFRSLLNIDIIATTSDGEVTFGSMLPAPVPYDSLRFQVGYDARDDAVALRNFVLERDGMTVSLSGSLRDLAEPALELRTRVTAMPVDEVEGIWPPELFDLARNWATRNLKGGVITEMAATLDGRLDIGETTRLTDVSLEGFMEFDGVTVHYLRPLAPALGVGGRATFTEKRIDASVTRGYLDDIQLKRADVSLTGIHTVSDDYATIEAEIDGPISDILKVLNTKPFGYADALGLAPEEVGGTGSGIMRFEMPLLRVMTFDMVDLQAEGRFTGVSLPSRTTRLPFANGEMAMDLDKTGMLLDGTGELSGLPTQIAFLQSFEEEAEIRRRTHVIVRPDVEKIAQLGLDMRRFAEGEVELDATIEEPRDGDTRVDLVMGLQNTELRVGELEWEKPAGAAGTFRAQIRARDDAVVAIDRFQVATADLAASGAVQFSPENGRPTRFTVDRLQLGETDLSGVIASDGKGGYTANIKGPFADLRELVDGLDHDGAKSKVPLVVNARVDQVLIGKLEPMQDVTLLLEDDGDGNTSLAANGLIGAEPVDLFYTTASGTPHFDLSTQSAGNVMKAFEGFDSISGGRLIASGELEERDGLSGWNVSLSVLDFDLVDAPVMAQLLSAMSLTGLPAVVQGRGVHFSRMDVNMHVSDEKLVLERLLAQGASLGISASGEIDRVKDETDLSGMVVPAYVLNEVLGSIPILGTLLTGGEGEGFLASEFSVSGSLKKPQVTVNPLTALTPGIFRNLFRLGDAPPKDPEPAEPPAQDRSP; this is encoded by the coding sequence GTGCTGAGAAGAACCACCAAGATCGCCCTCGAAGTCGCCGCTGCGGTTTTCGCGGGAGTTGTCGTGCTCTCGGCACTCGTGTTCTGGCGCGCCAGCACACAGCCGATTCCGCTCGAATTCATGAAAGACAGGGTTGCCGAAGCCCTCGTTCCGGCCGGACGGGGATCCGTCACGATCGGTGAACTCAGGATGGAGTGGCGGGGCTGGAGCCGGCTTTTCGAGGTGCGGGTCACAAGCCTCAGGTTCGACAATGACGCGGGCGGGGTGATCCTGTTCGCTCCGTCGGCGGACATCGCGCTTTCCGGTCCGCGCCTGTTGCTCGGCGAGATTGCGCCGGTGCAGATCGCGGTGGATCAGCCGGTGCTCAACCTCGAGCGTGGCGTCGACGGAACCTACCAGCTCTACGGTGCGGCGCCGTCAGGCGAGGAATCGAGCCGGGGCGACCTGTTTTCCGTCCTGCAGGAACCCGGAGCCGATGGCTCCGGCGGCTTGGCCGGACTTGAACGGCTGGAGCGGTTCTTCCTGCGCAATGCAACGGTCCGGATGACGGATCGTACGGGCACTTTCGAGAATATCCGTCTCTCGGGGCTCGACGGTCTGTTCGAGCGCGAGCGTGACGGATGGCGCGTGGAAGCGCGCGCCGATCTCGCGGTTGGCGAAGAGACCTTGGAAATCCGCGGAGACGGGAACTATTTCTACGGCAGCCGCGAGCTTGACGGCGCCATCCTGTTCAAGGGGCTCGCGCCGGAACTCGTGCTCTCGCATGTGCCGCAGTCCCCGGCCGATCTCGCGGTCTCGGGCAATCTCAGCGGAAGTGTCGCTTTCTCGCTGGAGGATTTCCGGTCGCTGCTGAATATCGATATTATCGCGACGACCTCCGATGGCGAAGTCACCTTCGGCTCCATGCTGCCGGCCCCGGTTCCATACGACAGCCTGCGTTTCCAGGTGGGATACGACGCCCGCGACGACGCCGTCGCGCTGCGCAATTTCGTTCTCGAACGGGACGGCATGACGGTGTCCCTCAGCGGCAGTCTTCGGGATCTGGCGGAACCAGCGCTGGAGCTCCGGACTCGGGTCACTGCGATGCCGGTTGACGAGGTCGAGGGCATCTGGCCGCCTGAGCTGTTCGATCTTGCTCGAAATTGGGCCACGAGAAACCTCAAGGGCGGCGTCATCACGGAGATGGCGGCCACCCTCGACGGGCGTCTGGACATCGGCGAGACGACTCGCCTGACAGATGTGTCGCTTGAGGGCTTCATGGAGTTCGACGGGGTGACCGTTCATTACCTAAGGCCGCTTGCGCCGGCGCTCGGGGTCGGTGGTCGTGCGACCTTTACCGAGAAGCGGATCGATGCGTCGGTCACGCGTGGCTATCTCGACGATATCCAGCTCAAGCGTGCGGACGTGTCGCTGACCGGCATCCATACTGTCAGCGACGATTATGCCACTATCGAGGCGGAGATAGACGGGCCCATTTCCGACATTCTGAAGGTTCTGAACACGAAGCCCTTCGGGTACGCGGACGCACTCGGACTGGCACCGGAGGAGGTCGGCGGGACCGGATCCGGGATCATGCGCTTCGAGATGCCGCTGCTCCGGGTTATGACCTTCGATATGGTCGATCTCCAGGCGGAAGGACGCTTCACCGGCGTTTCACTGCCGTCGCGGACCACCCGTCTGCCATTCGCGAACGGCGAAATGGCGATGGATCTCGACAAGACCGGCATGTTGCTGGACGGCACCGGCGAACTTTCCGGATTGCCGACCCAGATTGCCTTCCTGCAATCCTTCGAGGAGGAGGCGGAGATCCGGCGCCGGACCCATGTGATCGTCCGCCCGGATGTGGAGAAAATCGCCCAGCTCGGTCTCGACATGCGGCGCTTTGCGGAAGGCGAGGTCGAGCTCGATGCGACCATCGAGGAACCGCGTGACGGCGACACGCGGGTCGACCTGGTGATGGGCTTGCAGAATACCGAACTCCGGGTCGGTGAGCTCGAATGGGAGAAACCGGCTGGCGCGGCGGGCACCTTCAGGGCACAGATCCGTGCGCGCGACGACGCCGTCGTGGCGATCGACCGGTTCCAGGTGGCGACAGCCGACCTCGCCGCTTCGGGCGCGGTGCAGTTTTCCCCGGAGAACGGCCGCCCGACACGGTTTACGGTCGATCGGCTGCAGCTCGGCGAGACCGATCTCTCCGGTGTGATCGCCTCCGACGGGAAAGGCGGCTATACGGCCAATATCAAAGGCCCCTTCGCGGACCTGCGCGAACTGGTCGACGGGCTTGATCACGACGGTGCGAAGTCGAAGGTGCCGCTGGTTGTGAATGCCCGGGTCGATCAGGTGCTGATCGGCAAGCTTGAGCCGATGCAGGACGTTACCTTGTTGCTGGAGGATGACGGGGACGGCAACACCTCGCTCGCGGCAAATGGGTTGATCGGGGCCGAGCCGGTTGACCTGTTCTATACGACGGCCTCGGGGACACCCCATTTCGATCTCAGCACGCAGAGTGCGGGCAATGTGATGAAGGCCTTCGAGGGGTTCGACTCGATTTCCGGCGGCCGGCTCATCGCGTCCGGCGAGCTAGAAGAGAGGGACGGGCTCTCCGGATGGAACGTCTCGCTGTCGGTGCTGGATTTCGACCTCGTTGACGCGCCGGTCATGGCTCAGCTTCTGAGCGCGATGTCGCTGACCGGACTCCCCGCCGTCGTACAGGGGCGGGGCGTCCATTTCAGCCGCATGGATGTTAATATGCATGTCAGCGACGAGAAGCTGGTGCTTGAGCGGCTGCTCGCGCAAGGCGCGTCGCTCGGAATATCGGCCTCTGGCGAGATCGACCGGGTGAAGGACGAGACCGACCTTTCCGGCATGGTGGTTCCTGCCTATGTCCTGAACGAGGTGCTGGGGTCAATCCCGATCCTCGGGACGCTTCTGACGGGAGGCGAAGGCGAGGGCTTCCTCGCCTCGGAATTCTCCGTCAGTGGTTCGCTGAAAAAGCCGCAGGTTACGGTGAATCCGCTGACCGCGCTGACGCCCGGGATTTTCCGCAATCTGTTCCGGCTCGGCGATGCACCGCCGAAGGACCCGGAGCCGGCCGAACCGCCGGCGCAGGACCGTAGTCCCTGA
- a CDS encoding flagellin gives MLSVLTNPPAMTALRNLTSIQMRKDTVQNHVSTGLRVTGAVEDASNFAIAQGIRTDLSAFDAVMQGLNNAKGVSNVAIAGATAVSDLMIDIRKKITEGANEGNTTQQQQILQNDYDDMLAQMRQILENSTFNGENILIEVAIPFNLAVGTVNDINVLSNIDGGTLTLRGQRIDVNYAQLVNEDISTPANALNALTAWETAMTDIGNALGELGADARALNLQTTFLESTRDAVDEGLGNIVDANMARESARLTAFQVQEQLAVQTLGLANQRPQTILGLFQ, from the coding sequence ATGCTTTCGGTGCTCACAAATCCGCCCGCAATGACGGCGCTCAGAAATCTGACGTCCATCCAAATGCGGAAGGACACGGTCCAGAACCATGTCTCCACCGGCCTGCGCGTCACCGGCGCGGTCGAGGACGCCTCCAACTTTGCCATCGCCCAGGGTATCCGGACCGATCTGAGCGCCTTCGATGCCGTCATGCAGGGCCTCAACAACGCCAAGGGCGTTTCCAACGTCGCGATCGCCGGCGCCACCGCCGTGTCGGACCTGATGATCGATATCCGCAAGAAGATCACCGAAGGCGCGAACGAGGGAAATACGACGCAGCAGCAGCAGATCCTGCAGAACGACTACGATGACATGCTGGCCCAGATGCGCCAGATCCTGGAGAATTCGACCTTCAACGGCGAGAATATCCTGATCGAGGTCGCGATCCCGTTCAATCTCGCGGTCGGTACGGTAAACGACATCAACGTCCTCTCGAATATCGACGGCGGAACCCTGACGCTTCGCGGCCAGCGCATCGACGTCAACTACGCCCAGCTCGTCAACGAAGACATCAGCACGCCAGCGAATGCCCTGAATGCTCTCACCGCGTGGGAAACCGCGATGACGGATATCGGCAACGCGCTCGGAGAGCTTGGCGCCGACGCCCGCGCCCTGAACCTGCAGACAACCTTCCTCGAAAGCACCCGCGACGCCGTCGACGAGGGACTCGGCAACATCGTCGATGCGAATATGGCCCGGGAAAGCGCCCGGCTGACCGCCTTCCAGGTTCAGGAACAGCTCGCCGTCCAGACCCTCGGCCTTGCCAATCAGCGTCCGCAGACGATTCTCGGCCTGTTCCAGTAG
- a CDS encoding bifunctional [glutamine synthetase] adenylyltransferase/[glutamine synthetase]-adenylyl-L-tyrosine phosphorylase yields the protein MFLDQITYFPTVTDSEAARIGLERWQEQPGLTGDDALAARVQSLAEHRNGKPLLQGLFANSPYLTRLLIRDIGFAATLLEEGPDTVEASLLERAAALDPMAMETTELMSSLRVLKRHYSLTTAIADITRVWPLERVTGALSALADIAIGAAWRHALGIEARSGRLPLDADGPGDILDGSGLICLGMGKLGARELNYSSDIDLIVFYENELPVYREVEELQKHFVSMTRLVVKILEERTPDGYVFRTDLRLRPDASAMPLAVSAAAAEIYYESMGQNWERAAMIKARAIGSDMKAAGEFLARIRPFVWRKHLDFAAIEDIHSIKRQIAAHKGGNKINVEGHNVKLGRGGIREIEFFVQTQQLIWGGRDARLREKKTGAAMQALVDLGRVKPDVAKAMMDAYRFLRTVEHRLQMVNDAQTHSMPESAAGLAQISGFLGIEDPERFRRELIHQLSTVAYHYGNLFEESAPLSSDAEEAGSLVFTGVENDPETLKTLEGLGFEDPEFVATRIRTWHHGRYRATRSERSRQILTEIVPALLTSFGQAPEPDAAFRRFDRFLEGLPAGVQLFSLFQANPPLLEMLADVMGMAPSLARQLGHRPSLFEGVLTHDPASRLGDRESLQEELERELAPATFYEDVLDIARRWINDQRFLVGIQVLQGRIPATRAAECLSDIVDAGIRALVPRVEGEFAVRHGRIPGCPLPALAVIAYGKLGAREISAGSDLDLVLLYDAPFDAESDGEKPLAASTYFNRLGQRLIAALTAQTAEGGLFEVDLRLRPNGNKGTMVPSFAGFAKYHREEAWTWERMALTRARVISASPEMTAKLETLFSELLTEQRDQETLLRDVATMRERIAREHSSSSHWQIKHWRGGLVDLEFMAQYLLLKHCRDNPDLLTGNTADVFDRLSGRGLLDSALGDALAATTRLWRAIQWILRLTVDESFDPETAPEALKGLLAMSAGVKNFENLDRILKQRGEQVRDAFRELIENPAAALPPLEAGTSN from the coding sequence GTGTTTCTGGACCAGATCACGTATTTTCCGACGGTCACGGACAGCGAAGCCGCGCGCATCGGTCTAGAGCGCTGGCAGGAACAACCCGGACTGACCGGCGACGATGCGCTGGCAGCCCGCGTCCAATCCCTGGCTGAACATCGGAACGGCAAACCTCTCCTGCAAGGGCTCTTTGCGAATAGTCCGTATCTGACAAGGCTTCTGATCCGGGACATCGGGTTCGCCGCCACACTTCTCGAAGAGGGTCCAGATACGGTCGAGGCAAGCCTGCTGGAGCGCGCCGCCGCGCTCGACCCTATGGCCATGGAGACCACGGAGTTGATGTCTTCGCTTCGTGTATTGAAGCGGCATTACTCCCTCACGACGGCCATTGCGGATATCACCCGTGTCTGGCCGCTGGAGAGGGTAACCGGCGCCCTGAGCGCCCTTGCGGACATTGCGATCGGAGCAGCATGGCGCCATGCGCTTGGCATCGAGGCACGGTCCGGGCGTCTGCCGCTCGACGCGGACGGCCCCGGCGACATTCTCGACGGGTCCGGCCTCATCTGCCTCGGGATGGGCAAGCTCGGGGCACGGGAGCTGAACTATTCGAGCGATATCGACCTGATCGTTTTCTACGAGAACGAGCTGCCGGTTTATCGCGAGGTCGAGGAGCTGCAGAAACACTTCGTCTCAATGACCCGGCTGGTGGTGAAGATCCTCGAGGAGCGAACGCCGGACGGTTACGTCTTCCGCACAGATCTCCGTCTGCGGCCGGATGCGAGCGCCATGCCGCTCGCCGTCTCCGCCGCGGCTGCCGAGATATACTACGAGAGCATGGGGCAGAACTGGGAACGGGCGGCGATGATCAAGGCCCGCGCGATCGGTTCCGACATGAAAGCGGCCGGCGAGTTCCTGGCCCGCATCCGGCCTTTCGTCTGGCGCAAGCATCTCGATTTCGCGGCCATCGAGGACATCCATTCGATCAAGCGCCAGATCGCTGCCCACAAGGGCGGCAACAAGATCAATGTAGAAGGGCACAACGTGAAACTCGGCCGCGGCGGCATCCGCGAGATCGAGTTCTTCGTGCAGACCCAGCAGCTGATCTGGGGCGGCCGCGATGCGCGCCTGCGGGAAAAGAAAACCGGCGCCGCAATGCAGGCGCTGGTCGATCTCGGACGGGTGAAACCCGATGTGGCCAAGGCGATGATGGACGCCTACCGCTTCCTGCGCACGGTCGAGCACAGGCTGCAGATGGTCAACGACGCGCAAACCCATTCCATGCCGGAGTCCGCTGCAGGTTTGGCGCAGATCTCCGGCTTTCTCGGGATCGAGGACCCCGAGCGGTTCCGCCGAGAACTGATCCACCAGCTTTCCACCGTGGCGTACCACTACGGCAACCTGTTCGAGGAGAGCGCGCCGCTTTCCTCGGATGCCGAGGAAGCCGGCAGTCTGGTGTTCACCGGGGTCGAGAACGATCCCGAGACATTGAAAACGCTCGAAGGGCTCGGGTTCGAGGATCCGGAATTCGTCGCCACCAGGATCCGCACCTGGCACCACGGCCGTTACCGGGCAACCCGCAGCGAGCGCTCGCGGCAGATCCTGACGGAGATCGTACCCGCTCTGCTCACCTCCTTCGGCCAGGCCCCGGAACCGGATGCCGCTTTCAGACGCTTCGACCGCTTCCTCGAGGGCCTGCCGGCCGGGGTGCAGCTCTTCTCCCTCTTCCAGGCCAATCCGCCGCTTCTGGAGATGCTGGCGGACGTGATGGGCATGGCCCCCTCCCTCGCCCGGCAGCTCGGCCACCGGCCATCGCTCTTTGAGGGTGTCCTGACCCACGACCCGGCCAGCCGTCTCGGCGACAGAGAGAGCCTGCAGGAGGAGCTCGAACGCGAACTCGCGCCGGCTACCTTTTACGAGGACGTGCTCGACATTGCCCGGCGCTGGATAAACGACCAGCGCTTCCTTGTCGGCATCCAGGTGCTCCAGGGGCGGATCCCGGCGACGCGCGCGGCCGAATGCCTGTCCGACATTGTCGATGCCGGGATCCGTGCGCTGGTGCCCCGGGTCGAGGGCGAATTCGCCGTCCGGCACGGTCGAATCCCCGGCTGTCCGCTGCCGGCTCTGGCGGTGATCGCCTACGGCAAGCTCGGCGCGCGCGAGATTTCCGCCGGTTCCGACCTCGATCTGGTCCTTCTCTACGACGCGCCGTTCGATGCCGAGTCCGATGGTGAGAAACCGCTCGCGGCCAGCACCTATTTCAACCGCCTGGGCCAGCGGCTGATCGCCGCCCTCACCGCACAGACCGCCGAGGGGGGCCTGTTCGAGGTCGATCTGAGACTCAGGCCGAACGGCAACAAAGGCACCATGGTCCCGAGTTTCGCGGGTTTCGCGAAATACCACCGCGAGGAGGCCTGGACCTGGGAGCGTATGGCCTTGACCCGTGCCCGGGTGATCTCGGCTTCACCGGAAATGACCGCAAAGCTCGAGACCCTGTTCTCGGAACTTCTGACGGAACAGCGCGACCAGGAGACACTGCTCCGGGACGTCGCAACAATGCGGGAACGGATTGCCCGGGAACATTCCAGTTCGTCCCATTGGCAGATCAAGCATTGGCGCGGCGGCCTCGTGGACCTGGAATTCATGGCGCAATACCTTCTGCTGAAACATTGCCGGGACAATCCGGACCTCCTGACCGGCAACACGGCCGACGTGTTCGACCGGCTCTCCGGACGAGGACTGCTCGACTCAGCTCTGGGGGACGCGCTCGCGGCAACCACCCGTCTCTGGCGAGCCATTCAATGGATCCTCAGGCTCACAGTCGACGAGAGCTTTGATCCCGAGACCGCACCGGAAGCCCTCAAGGGGCTCCTTGCGATGTCGGCCGGGGTGAAAAACTTCGAGAACCTCGACCGAATCCTCAAGCAACGCGGCGAGCAGGTCCGGGATGCCTTCCGCGAGCTGATCGAAAATCCAGCCGCCGCACTTCCGCCGCTTGAGGCGGGAACGTCGAACTGA
- a CDS encoding calcium:proton antiporter has product MAGIDHSKLSRMQKLHWYGSPLLVGAATLAGFQFGADGLLSGLDGHLLAGLLFIWLFGTILIGAFGVVRHADRLAEVLGEPYGTLILTLAVVGIEVALISAVMLTGDGSPTLARDTMFAVLMIVMNGLCGGALLLGGLRHGQQDYNLPGARAFIAVLAPLAVFALILPNFTTSTAEPTFDSFQAGFFALTTVLLYSVFLGIQTMRHKSFFLDPDDRGDASEETAAEKAPSGRITAALHGILLLVTLLPIILLSKRMATVVDYGIVQVSAPPAIGGVIIALLVLIPEGMAALQAARTNRLQRSVNLLLGSALSTIGLTVPAVLAIGLLTGEMITLGLDSVSMIILMLTLFISSMTFGGVRTNMLQGAVHLVLFCAYVMLIFRP; this is encoded by the coding sequence TTGGCCGGCATCGACCATTCAAAACTGTCCCGCATGCAAAAACTGCACTGGTACGGCAGCCCTCTCCTTGTAGGAGCCGCAACTCTTGCAGGCTTCCAGTTCGGTGCGGACGGGCTGCTTTCCGGACTGGACGGTCATCTGCTCGCCGGCCTTCTTTTCATCTGGCTGTTCGGAACGATACTGATCGGCGCATTCGGCGTCGTCCGGCACGCCGACCGACTGGCCGAAGTGCTGGGCGAACCGTATGGAACGCTTATCCTGACCCTGGCGGTGGTCGGCATCGAGGTTGCCCTGATCTCGGCCGTCATGCTCACCGGAGACGGGTCTCCCACACTCGCACGCGACACGATGTTCGCCGTCCTGATGATCGTGATGAACGGTCTATGCGGCGGCGCCTTGCTGCTCGGCGGACTTCGTCACGGCCAGCAGGACTACAATTTGCCCGGCGCCCGCGCCTTTATCGCCGTGCTCGCACCACTCGCCGTGTTCGCCCTGATCCTTCCGAACTTCACCACCTCCACCGCCGAGCCAACCTTCGACAGCTTTCAGGCCGGATTCTTCGCGTTGACGACGGTGCTTCTCTACAGCGTTTTCCTCGGCATCCAGACAATGCGCCACAAGAGCTTTTTCCTCGACCCGGACGATCGGGGAGACGCATCGGAAGAAACGGCGGCGGAAAAAGCGCCTTCGGGCCGGATAACCGCCGCGCTCCACGGGATCCTTCTTCTCGTGACGCTCCTGCCCATAATCCTTCTCTCCAAGCGCATGGCGACCGTCGTCGATTACGGAATCGTACAGGTTTCCGCACCTCCGGCCATCGGTGGCGTGATCATCGCCCTGCTCGTCCTGATACCCGAGGGGATGGCGGCGCTCCAGGCCGCGCGGACGAACCGATTGCAGCGTTCGGTCAATCTGTTGCTCGGCTCGGCGCTTTCGACCATCGGCCTCACGGTCCCGGCGGTGCTCGCCATAGGCCTGCTGACAGGCGAGATGATCACCCTCGGGCTCGACAGTGTTTCGATGATCATCCTCATGCTGACACTCTTCATAAGCAGCATGACCTTTGGCGGAGTCAGGACCAACATGCTTCAGGGCGCCGTCCATCTCGTGCTTTTCTGCGCCTATGTGATGCTGATCTTCCGACCGTGA
- the recQ gene encoding DNA helicase RecQ — translation MMHALRPDPESEKYRVLKGVFGFEQFRPGQEPVVDAILAGNNALAVMPTGSGKSLCFQLPALVRGGLTVVVSPLVALMQDQVAALKLAGVRAETINSAKDRADNVAIWRKVAAGEIDLLYLSPERLMTDRMLAAISKLPLSLLVVDEAHCISQWGASFRPEYDDLARLRAVFPDVPIAAFSATADQVTRLDIAEKLFAGKAEIFVHGFDRPNIRLDVALRADWKKQVLDFLESHAGESGVVYCLSRKKTEEISGFLREKGYNALPYHAGMEKEQRDRNQDLFMSESAVIMAATIAFGMGIDKPDVRFVLHTDMPGSVEAYYQEFGRAGRDGEPAHALMLYGLDDIRMRRMFIDQEHEEGDRRRREHKRLDALIAYCEAAECRRQSLLRYFGEESEPCGNCDACLEPAELTDGTSDAQLALKTIQETGERFGTVHIVDVLRGGNTERIRKFGHEKVSTYGAGTAHGAKDWQSLIRQLVAGGFLDLDIQGFGGLSVSDKGKALLRGEASFRYRQDSLRRERKAKTARSASAPTESMSGPELRLFKALKQLRSEIAREGNVPAYVVFTDRSLADMAAKRPTCKESFASIHGVGQAKLEKFAAPFIDLILEQTGDEAASGG, via the coding sequence ATGATGCACGCCCTCCGCCCGGATCCGGAAAGCGAGAAGTATCGCGTTCTGAAGGGCGTTTTCGGGTTCGAGCAGTTCCGGCCGGGACAGGAACCGGTGGTCGACGCGATCCTCGCCGGCAACAACGCGCTGGCGGTGATGCCGACCGGCTCCGGCAAGTCCCTCTGCTTCCAGCTCCCCGCCCTTGTACGTGGCGGCCTGACCGTCGTGGTCTCACCGCTGGTGGCATTGATGCAGGACCAGGTGGCTGCGCTGAAGCTCGCCGGGGTCCGTGCCGAGACGATCAATTCGGCGAAGGACCGGGCGGACAATGTCGCGATCTGGCGCAAGGTCGCGGCCGGCGAGATCGACCTGCTCTATCTCTCGCCCGAGCGGCTGATGACGGACCGCATGCTGGCGGCGATCTCCAAGCTGCCGCTCTCGCTGCTGGTGGTCGACGAGGCGCACTGCATTTCGCAATGGGGCGCCTCGTTCCGCCCGGAATATGACGACCTCGCCCGCCTGCGAGCGGTTTTCCCGGACGTGCCCATCGCCGCCTTCTCGGCGACGGCGGATCAGGTCACCCGCCTCGACATCGCGGAAAAGCTCTTCGCCGGCAAGGCGGAGATCTTCGTGCACGGCTTCGATCGCCCGAATATCCGTCTCGACGTCGCGCTCCGCGCCGACTGGAAGAAGCAGGTGCTCGATTTCCTCGAGTCTCACGCCGGCGAGAGCGGCGTCGTCTATTGCCTCTCGCGCAAGAAGACCGAGGAAATCTCAGGCTTCCTGCGCGAGAAAGGCTACAACGCGCTGCCCTACCACGCCGGGATGGAGAAGGAGCAGCGCGACCGCAACCAGGACCTCTTCATGTCCGAGAGTGCGGTCATCATGGCCGCCACCATCGCCTTCGGCATGGGGATCGACAAGCCGGATGTCCGCTTCGTGCTGCATACCGACATGCCGGGAAGCGTCGAGGCCTATTACCAGGAATTCGGCCGCGCCGGCCGCGACGGCGAGCCCGCCCACGCACTCATGCTCTACGGGCTCGACGATATCCGCATGCGCCGGATGTTCATCGACCAGGAGCATGAGGAAGGCGACCGGCGGCGGCGCGAGCACAAACGGCTCGACGCGCTGATCGCCTATTGCGAGGCGGCGGAGTGCCGGCGCCAGTCGCTGCTGCGCTATTTCGGCGAGGAGTCGGAGCCCTGCGGCAATTGCGACGCCTGCCTGGAGCCCGCCGAGCTGACCGACGGCACGAGCGACGCGCAGCTCGCCCTGAAGACCATCCAGGAAACCGGGGAGCGTTTCGGCACCGTGCATATCGTCGACGTGCTGCGCGGCGGCAATACCGAGCGGATCCGCAAGTTCGGGCACGAGAAAGTCTCGACCTACGGGGCCGGTACGGCGCACGGCGCCAAGGACTGGCAATCGCTGATCCGCCAGCTTGTCGCCGGCGGCTTCCTCGATCTCGACATCCAGGGCTTCGGCGGACTCTCCGTCAGCGACAAAGGCAAGGCCCTGCTGCGCGGCGAGGCCTCCTTCCGCTACCGCCAGGACAGCCTCAGACGCGAGCGCAAGGCAAAGACCGCCCGCTCCGCCTCCGCGCCGACAGAGTCGATGAGCGGACCGGAACTTCGCCTTTTCAAGGCTCTGAAACAGCTCCGCTCGGAAATCGCACGCGAAGGCAACGTGCCCGCCTATGTCGTCTTTACCGACCGCAGCCTCGCCGACATGGCCGCCAAGCGCCCGACCTGCAAGGAGAGCTTCGCCTCCATCCACGGCGTCGGCCAGGCGAAGCTGGAGAAATTCGCGGCGCCGTTCATTGACCTGATTCTGGAACAGACCGGAGACGAGGCCGCCAGCGGAGGCTGA
- the bcp gene encoding thioredoxin-dependent thiol peroxidase, with the protein MVDVGDKAPDFSMATDGGGTVSLAGLKGRKVVLYFYPKDDTPGCTKEACAFRDSMPDFSGVDAEIIGVSKDPVAKHDKFKAKYDLPFTLASDAESDVCERFGVWVEKNMYGKKYMGIERATFLIDGEGTVRHVWRKVKVPGHSEAVLEAAKAI; encoded by the coding sequence ATGGTCGATGTCGGCGACAAGGCACCTGATTTCAGCATGGCGACAGATGGCGGCGGAACCGTCTCTCTGGCCGGGCTGAAGGGCAGGAAAGTGGTACTCTATTTTTACCCGAAGGACGACACGCCCGGCTGCACCAAGGAAGCCTGCGCCTTTCGCGATTCCATGCCGGACTTCTCCGGGGTCGATGCCGAGATCATCGGCGTCTCCAAGGATCCTGTCGCCAAGCACGACAAGTTCAAGGCGAAGTACGATCTGCCTTTCACCCTCGCCTCGGATGCCGAGAGCGACGTCTGCGAGCGTTTCGGCGTCTGGGTCGAGAAGAACATGTACGGCAAGAAGTACATGGGCATCGAGCGCGCCACGTTCCTGATCGATGGCGAGGGCACGGTCCGCCACGTCTGGCGCAAGGTTAAAGTCCCCGGCCATTCCGAGGCCGTGCTGGAAGCCGCGAAAGCGATCTGA
- a CDS encoding GFA family protein has protein sequence MARVPDPITERTNMPDVTLLLEGGCTCGSVRYRLETAPLFVNCCHCSWCQRETGSAFVINALIEAARMTLQKGAPAMVPTPSASGKGQKIWRCENCRVALWSNYFGAGEKVNFVRVGTLDHPAALAPGAHIFTETKLPWVHIPENVPSFVGFYNPAETWPEEARVRMRVLRPGYEEA, from the coding sequence ATGGCGCGCGTCCCGGATCCGATCACCGAGAGAACCAACATGCCGGATGTCACCTTGCTGCTCGAAGGCGGTTGTACTTGCGGTTCCGTCCGCTATCGCCTTGAAACCGCACCGCTCTTCGTCAATTGCTGTCATTGCAGCTGGTGCCAGCGGGAAACCGGCTCCGCGTTCGTGATCAACGCATTGATCGAAGCCGCGCGCATGACGCTCCAGAAGGGCGCGCCGGCCATGGTTCCGACTCCGTCGGCAAGCGGAAAGGGACAGAAAATCTGGCGCTGCGAAAACTGCCGGGTCGCGCTTTGGAGCAATTACTTCGGGGCCGGCGAGAAGGTAAATTTCGTCCGCGTCGGCACGCTTGACCATCCGGCGGCGTTGGCGCCAGGGGCGCATATCTTTACGGAGACGAAACTTCCGTGGGTGCATATCCCGGAGAACGTTCCGAGCTTCGTCGGGTTCTACAACCCGGCCGAGACGTGGCCCGAGGAGGCGCGTGTCCGCATGCGGGTGCTGCGGCCGGGGTATGAGGAGGCATAG